From a single Anomaloglossus baeobatrachus isolate aAnoBae1 chromosome 4, aAnoBae1.hap1, whole genome shotgun sequence genomic region:
- the TCF12 gene encoding transcription factor 12 isoform X7, with the protein MCGLSLVLAEFLFAGVDVCRGLLPTISHLTMYCAYPVAGVGSNSLMYYYNGKTVYAPSPGSDDFNRESPSYPSPKPPSSMFASTFFLQDGNHNASEIWNSSNGIGQPGYGAMMAGSSTHMPQSNNYGSLHDRLNYPPHPVSPTDLNASLPPMSSFHRGGTTSSSYVASSHTPPINGSDNLLGTGSRGNAPGSSQTGDALGKALASIYSPDHTSSSFPSNPSTPVGSPSPLPGANQWSRQGGQTPSSPSYENSLHSLKNRVEQQLHEHLQDAMSFLKDVCEVQSRMEDRLDRLDDAIHVLRNHAVGPSTSMPADIHSLLGAAHNGPIVSLTSNYGAAGLVPSSRQTSMLGNQREESVSLNNDHAALSSTVSTSSTEINHKHQDNYRALYGGLTNQPVMPPLIEVKSERKEKDENLLDPGSSDDMKSDDETSQSDLKTSRGRTSSINDDEDLNPEQKVEREKERRMANNARERLRVRDINEAFKELGRMCQLHLKSEKPQTKLLILHQAVAVILNLEQQVRERNLNPKAACLKRREEEKVSAVSAEQSTAHPGTHPGLTDNTNPMGHM; encoded by the exons GTCTATGCACCCTCTCCAGGTTCCGATGATTTCAATAGGGAGTCTCCAAGCTACCCGTCCCCTAAACCACCCAGCAGTATGTTCGCTAGCACTTTCTTTCTGCAAG ATGGCAACCATAACGCCTCAGAGATATGGAATTCCTCGAATGGGATTGGCCAGCCTGGCTACGGTGCAATGATGGCCGGTTCATCTACTCATATGCCCCAGTCAAACAATTATGGCAGCCTACATGATCGCTTG AACTATCCACCGCATCCAGTTTCACCAACAGACCTAAATGCCAGTCTTCCACCAATGTCCAGCTTCCATCGAGGTGGTACCACTAGTTCCTCCTATGTTGCCTCTTCCCACACCCCACCCATCAATGGATCAGACAATCTCttgg GCACAGGAAGCAGAGGTAATGCACCCGGAAGCTCGCAGACTGGAGATGCACTTGGAAAAGCTCTGGCATCT ATTTATTCTCCTGACCACACCAGCAGTAGTTTTCCATCAAATCCCTCAACCCCTGTTGGGTCTCCGTCTCCTCTTCCAG GTGCCAACCAGTGGTCTAGACAAGGAGGACAAACACCTTCTTCTCCCAGCTATGAAAATTCCCTTCACTCCCTG aaaaatcGCGTTGAACAGCAACTCCACGAGCATTTGCAAGATGCTATGTCATTCTTAAAGGATGTCTGTGAGGTA CAGTCTCGGATGGAGGATCGTCTAGATCGGCTTGATGATGCAATACACGTACTGCGGAACCATGCAGTAGGGCCTTCCACAAGCATGCCTGCTGATATACACAGTTTACTGGGGGCGGCACACAATGGACCCATTGTAAGCCTGACTTCAAATTATGGGGCAGCTGGACTAGTACCAAGCAGTCGACAGACATCAATG TTGGGAAATCAGAGAGAAGAGTCGGTGAGTCTCAACAATGACCACGCCGCTCTGTCCAGCACCGTCTCCACTTCAAGCACAGAAATAAACCACAAACACCAAGACAATTACAGAG CATTGTATGGTGGATTGACTAACCAACCTGTTATGCCACCCCTTATTGAAGTGAAGTCTGAGCGTAAAGAAAAGGACGAAAATCTACTTGATCCTGGCTCCTCAGATGACATGAAGTCGGATGATGAAACATCTCAATCGGATTTGAAAACATCAAGAGGTAGAACAAG CAGTATTAATGATGACGAAGACTTAAATCCTGAACAAAAGgtggaaagagaaaaggaaaggagaATGGCAAATAATGCAAGGGAACGATTGCGCGTCAGAGATATCAATGAAGCATTCAAAGAACTTGGGCGCATGTGTCAACTACATTTAAAGAGTGAAAAACCACAGACAAAACTGCTAATACTTCACCAGGCTGTAGCAGTGATTCTGAATCTAGAGCAACAAGTCAGAG aaagaaatctaaaccccaaaGCAGCCTGCCttaagagaagagaagaagaaaaagTTTCTGCCGTATCGGCAGAACAATCAACTGCACATCCGGGAACTCATCCTGGGCTTACTGATAATACCAACCCTATGGGTCATATGTAA
- the TCF12 gene encoding transcription factor 12 isoform X9, translating into MCGLSLVLAEFLFAGVDVCRGLLPTISHLTMYCAYPVAGVGSNSLMYYYNGKTVYAPSPGSDDFNRESPSYPSPKPPSSMFASTFFLQDGNHNASEIWNSSNGIGQPGYGAMMAGSSTHMPQSNNYGSLHDRLNYPPHPVSPTDLNASLPPMSSFHRGGTTSSSYVASSHTPPINGSDNLLGTGSRGNAPGSSQTGDALGKALASIYSPDHTSSSFPSNPSTPVGSPSPLPGANQWSRQGGQTPSSPSYENSLHSLQSRMEDRLDRLDDAIHVLRNHAVGPSTSMPADIHSLLGAAHNGPIVSLTSNYGAAGLVPSSRQTSMLGNQREESVSLNNDHAALSSTVSTSSTEINHKHQDNYRALYGGLTNQPVMPPLIEVKSERKEKDENLLDPGSSDDMKSDDETSQSDLKTSRGRTSSINDDEDLNPEQKVEREKERRMANNARERLRVRDINEAFKELGRMCQLHLKSEKPQTKLLILHQAVAVILNLEQQVRERNLNPKAACLKRREEEKVSAVSAEQSTAHPGTHPGLTDNTNPMGHM; encoded by the exons GTCTATGCACCCTCTCCAGGTTCCGATGATTTCAATAGGGAGTCTCCAAGCTACCCGTCCCCTAAACCACCCAGCAGTATGTTCGCTAGCACTTTCTTTCTGCAAG ATGGCAACCATAACGCCTCAGAGATATGGAATTCCTCGAATGGGATTGGCCAGCCTGGCTACGGTGCAATGATGGCCGGTTCATCTACTCATATGCCCCAGTCAAACAATTATGGCAGCCTACATGATCGCTTG AACTATCCACCGCATCCAGTTTCACCAACAGACCTAAATGCCAGTCTTCCACCAATGTCCAGCTTCCATCGAGGTGGTACCACTAGTTCCTCCTATGTTGCCTCTTCCCACACCCCACCCATCAATGGATCAGACAATCTCttgg GCACAGGAAGCAGAGGTAATGCACCCGGAAGCTCGCAGACTGGAGATGCACTTGGAAAAGCTCTGGCATCT ATTTATTCTCCTGACCACACCAGCAGTAGTTTTCCATCAAATCCCTCAACCCCTGTTGGGTCTCCGTCTCCTCTTCCAG GTGCCAACCAGTGGTCTAGACAAGGAGGACAAACACCTTCTTCTCCCAGCTATGAAAATTCCCTTCACTCCCTG CAGTCTCGGATGGAGGATCGTCTAGATCGGCTTGATGATGCAATACACGTACTGCGGAACCATGCAGTAGGGCCTTCCACAAGCATGCCTGCTGATATACACAGTTTACTGGGGGCGGCACACAATGGACCCATTGTAAGCCTGACTTCAAATTATGGGGCAGCTGGACTAGTACCAAGCAGTCGACAGACATCAATG TTGGGAAATCAGAGAGAAGAGTCGGTGAGTCTCAACAATGACCACGCCGCTCTGTCCAGCACCGTCTCCACTTCAAGCACAGAAATAAACCACAAACACCAAGACAATTACAGAG CATTGTATGGTGGATTGACTAACCAACCTGTTATGCCACCCCTTATTGAAGTGAAGTCTGAGCGTAAAGAAAAGGACGAAAATCTACTTGATCCTGGCTCCTCAGATGACATGAAGTCGGATGATGAAACATCTCAATCGGATTTGAAAACATCAAGAGGTAGAACAAG CAGTATTAATGATGACGAAGACTTAAATCCTGAACAAAAGgtggaaagagaaaaggaaaggagaATGGCAAATAATGCAAGGGAACGATTGCGCGTCAGAGATATCAATGAAGCATTCAAAGAACTTGGGCGCATGTGTCAACTACATTTAAAGAGTGAAAAACCACAGACAAAACTGCTAATACTTCACCAGGCTGTAGCAGTGATTCTGAATCTAGAGCAACAAGTCAGAG aaagaaatctaaaccccaaaGCAGCCTGCCttaagagaagagaagaagaaaaagTTTCTGCCGTATCGGCAGAACAATCAACTGCACATCCGGGAACTCATCCTGGGCTTACTGATAATACCAACCCTATGGGTCATATGTAA
- the TCF12 gene encoding transcription factor 12 isoform X8 produces the protein MCGLSLVLAEFLFAGVDVCRGLLPTISHLTMYCAYPVAGVGSNSLMYYYNGKTVYAPSPGSDDFNRESPSYPSPKPPSSMFASTFFLQDGNHNASEIWNSSNGIGQPGYGAMMAGSSTHMPQSNNYGSLHDRLNYPPHPVSPTDLNASLPPMSSFHRGGTTSSSYVASSHTPPINGSDNLLGTGSRGNAPGSSQTGDALGKALASIYSPDHTSSSFPSNPSTPVGSPSPLPGANQWSRQGGQTPSSPSYENSLHSLKNRVEQQLHEHLQDAMSFLKDVCEQSRMEDRLDRLDDAIHVLRNHAVGPSTSMPADIHSLLGAAHNGPIVSLTSNYGAAGLVPSSRQTSMLGNQREESVSLNNDHAALSSTVSTSSTEINHKHQDNYRALYGGLTNQPVMPPLIEVKSERKEKDENLLDPGSSDDMKSDDETSQSDLKTSRGRTSSINDDEDLNPEQKVEREKERRMANNARERLRVRDINEAFKELGRMCQLHLKSEKPQTKLLILHQAVAVILNLEQQVRERNLNPKAACLKRREEEKVSAVSAEQSTAHPGTHPGLTDNTNPMGHM, from the exons GTCTATGCACCCTCTCCAGGTTCCGATGATTTCAATAGGGAGTCTCCAAGCTACCCGTCCCCTAAACCACCCAGCAGTATGTTCGCTAGCACTTTCTTTCTGCAAG ATGGCAACCATAACGCCTCAGAGATATGGAATTCCTCGAATGGGATTGGCCAGCCTGGCTACGGTGCAATGATGGCCGGTTCATCTACTCATATGCCCCAGTCAAACAATTATGGCAGCCTACATGATCGCTTG AACTATCCACCGCATCCAGTTTCACCAACAGACCTAAATGCCAGTCTTCCACCAATGTCCAGCTTCCATCGAGGTGGTACCACTAGTTCCTCCTATGTTGCCTCTTCCCACACCCCACCCATCAATGGATCAGACAATCTCttgg GCACAGGAAGCAGAGGTAATGCACCCGGAAGCTCGCAGACTGGAGATGCACTTGGAAAAGCTCTGGCATCT ATTTATTCTCCTGACCACACCAGCAGTAGTTTTCCATCAAATCCCTCAACCCCTGTTGGGTCTCCGTCTCCTCTTCCAG GTGCCAACCAGTGGTCTAGACAAGGAGGACAAACACCTTCTTCTCCCAGCTATGAAAATTCCCTTCACTCCCTG aaaaatcGCGTTGAACAGCAACTCCACGAGCATTTGCAAGATGCTATGTCATTCTTAAAGGATGTCTGTGAG CAGTCTCGGATGGAGGATCGTCTAGATCGGCTTGATGATGCAATACACGTACTGCGGAACCATGCAGTAGGGCCTTCCACAAGCATGCCTGCTGATATACACAGTTTACTGGGGGCGGCACACAATGGACCCATTGTAAGCCTGACTTCAAATTATGGGGCAGCTGGACTAGTACCAAGCAGTCGACAGACATCAATG TTGGGAAATCAGAGAGAAGAGTCGGTGAGTCTCAACAATGACCACGCCGCTCTGTCCAGCACCGTCTCCACTTCAAGCACAGAAATAAACCACAAACACCAAGACAATTACAGAG CATTGTATGGTGGATTGACTAACCAACCTGTTATGCCACCCCTTATTGAAGTGAAGTCTGAGCGTAAAGAAAAGGACGAAAATCTACTTGATCCTGGCTCCTCAGATGACATGAAGTCGGATGATGAAACATCTCAATCGGATTTGAAAACATCAAGAGGTAGAACAAG CAGTATTAATGATGACGAAGACTTAAATCCTGAACAAAAGgtggaaagagaaaaggaaaggagaATGGCAAATAATGCAAGGGAACGATTGCGCGTCAGAGATATCAATGAAGCATTCAAAGAACTTGGGCGCATGTGTCAACTACATTTAAAGAGTGAAAAACCACAGACAAAACTGCTAATACTTCACCAGGCTGTAGCAGTGATTCTGAATCTAGAGCAACAAGTCAGAG aaagaaatctaaaccccaaaGCAGCCTGCCttaagagaagagaagaagaaaaagTTTCTGCCGTATCGGCAGAACAATCAACTGCACATCCGGGAACTCATCCTGGGCTTACTGATAATACCAACCCTATGGGTCATATGTAA